Proteins encoded in a region of the Leopardus geoffroyi isolate Oge1 chromosome E2, O.geoffroyi_Oge1_pat1.0, whole genome shotgun sequence genome:
- the SPIRE2 gene encoding protein spire homolog 2 isoform X2: MARAGSSSGDAAAGERAGGAGRPEPWELSLEEVLKAYEQPINEEQAWAVCFQGCRGLRGAPGGGRRIRDTADILLRRDGSVSARREPGAAESTTMVLSPASSEAQMVQSLGFAIYRALDWGLDDSQERELSPQLERLIDLMANNDCEDGGCGAADEGYGGPEEEEEAEGGPRAVRTFAQAMRLCAARLTDPRGAQAHYQAVCRALFVETLELRAFLARVREAKEMLQKLRDDELQVEKPLAELDNLGHTDWARLWVQLMRELRHGVKLKKVQEREFNPLPTEFQLTPFEMLMQDIRARNYKLRKVMVDGDIPPRVKKDAHELILDFIRSRPPLKQVSERRLRPLPQKQRTLHEKILEEIKQERRLRPVGAERWRGRGFGSLPCILNACSGDTKSPSCINLSVMDAGNNTQRPRPRVLLKAPTLAEMEEMNTSEEEESPCGEVTLKRDRSFSEHDLVQLRSEVASGLQPGTQPQGGLESSRPRTGSMHAWRPSTQEQGSFPVSVQVQPDPSSLPHSDLGSAEDRPEASAAPDTNHLWLEFSHPVESLALTVEEVMDVRRVLVKAEMEKFLQNKELVSSLRKGKICCCCRAKFPLFSWPPTCLFCKRAVCTSCNIKMKMPSKKFAHIPVYTLGFESPRRVSATKTTPTQRRDAFQCVPLPFAEIPAGASVAECGGGIPAHLHPRLCPQGRLQ, translated from the exons ATGGCCCGGGCCGGCAGCTCCAGCGGCGACGCGGCCGCGGGGGAGCgggccgggggcgcggggcggCCCGAGCCGTGGGAGCTGTCCCTGGAGGAGGTGCTGAAGGCGTACGAACAGCCCATCAACGAGGAGCAGGCGTGGGCCGTGTGCTTCCAGGGCTGCCGCGGGCTGCGGGGCGcgccgggcggcgggcggcgcaTCCGGGACACGGCCGACATCCTCCTGCGCCGGGACGGCTCGGTCAGCGCGCGGCGGGAGCCAGGGGCCGCGG AGTCCACAACGATGGTGTTGTCACCAGCCAGCTCAGAAGCCCAG ATGGTGCAGTCCCTGGGCTTTGCCATTTACCGCGCGCTGGACTGGGGCCTGGACGACAGCCAGGAGCGAGAGCTGAGCCCACAGCTGGAGCGGCTCATCGACCTCATGGCCAACAACGACTGTGAGGACGGCGGCTGCGGGGCTGCGGATGAAGGCTACGGGGGcccggaggaggaagaggaggcggAGGGCGGCCCCCGCGCCGTGCGCACCTTCGCCCAGGCCATGCGGCTCTGTGCGGCGCGCCTGACCGACCCGCGGGGCGCCCAGGCGCACTACCAGGCCGTGTGCCGCGCCCTCTTCGTGGAGACGCTGGAGCTGCGGGCCTTCCTGGCCAGGGTCCGGGAGGCCAAGGAG ATGCTGCAGAAGCTTCGGGACGATGAACTGCAGGTAGAGAAGCCTCTGGCGGAGCTTGACAACCTGGGACACACAGACTGG GCCCGGCTGTGGGTCCAGCTCATGCGGGAGCTCCGCCATGGAGTGAAGCTTAAGAAGGTGCAGGAGCGAGAGTTCAACCCCTTGCCCACCGAGTTCCAGCTCACCCCCTTCGAGATGCTGATGCAGGACATCCGCGCCAGGAACTATAAGCTGCGCAAGGTCATG GTCGATGGAGATATCCCTCCCAGGGTGAAGAAGGATGCCCATGAACTCATCCTGGACTTCATCCGCTCCCGGCCTCCGCTGAAACAG GTCTCAGAGAGAAGGCTTCGCCCCTTACCCCAAAAGCAGAGGACCCTGCATGAGAAGATCCTGGAGGAGATCAAGCAGGAGCGGAGGCTGCGCCCGGTGGGGGCCGAGCGCTGGCGTGGCCGGG ggtTTGGCTCTCTGCCCTGCATCCTCAATGCCTGTTCTGGGGACACCAAGTCCCCTTCCTGCATCAACCTGTCTGTCATGGACGCCGGGAACAACACCCAACGCCCACGGCCCCGGGTCCTGCTCAAGGCGCCCACCTTGGCTGAGATGGAGGAGATGAACACATCTGAG GAGGAAGAGTCTCCGTGTGGGGAGGTGACACTGAAGCGGGACCGCTCTTTCTCGGAGCATGACCTGGTCCAGCTCCGGAGCGAAGTGGCCTCTGGCCTGCAGCCAGGCACTCAGCCCCAAGGAGGGTTGGAATCATCCCGGCCCCGCACGGGCAGCATGCACGCCTGGAGGCCAAGCACCCAGGAGCAGG GTTCCTTCCCTGTAAGTGTCCAGGTCCAGCCTGACCCTAGCTCTCTACCACACAGTGACCTGGGCTCAGCAGAGGACCGGCCGGAGGCTTCTGCAGCCCCAGACACCAATCATCTGTGGCTG GAGTTCAGCCACCCCGTGGAGAGCCTTGCTCTGACCGTGGAGGAAGTGATGGATGTGCGCCGTGTGCTGGTAAAGGCCGAGATGGAGAAGTTCCTGCAGAACAAGGAGCTCGTCAGCAGTCTCAGGAAGGGGAAG ATTTGTTGCTGTTGCCGAGCCAAGTTCCCGCTGTTCTCCTGGCCACCCACCTGTCTCTTTTGCAAGAG gGCCGTCTGCACTTCCTGCAACATCAAG ATGAAGATGCCTTCTAAGAAGTTTGCACACATTCCTGTCTACACGCTGGGCTTTGAGAGTCCTCGGAGGGTGTCAGCTACCAAAACGACGCCGACCCAGAGAAGAGATGCCTTCCAGTGCGTTCCTTTGCCCTTTGCTGAG ATCCCTGCAGGGGCCTCAGTGGCCGAGTGTGGAGGAGGCATTCCCGCACATCTACACCCACGGCTCTGTCCTCAAGGACGTCtgcagtga
- the SPIRE2 gene encoding protein spire homolog 2 isoform X1 — protein MARAGSSSGDAAAGERAGGAGRPEPWELSLEEVLKAYEQPINEEQAWAVCFQGCRGLRGAPGGGRRIRDTADILLRRDGSVSARREPGAAESTTMVLSPASSEAQMVQSLGFAIYRALDWGLDDSQERELSPQLERLIDLMANNDCEDGGCGAADEGYGGPEEEEEAEGGPRAVRTFAQAMRLCAARLTDPRGAQAHYQAVCRALFVETLELRAFLARVREAKEMLQKLRDDELQVEKPLAELDNLGHTDWARLWVQLMRELRHGVKLKKVQEREFNPLPTEFQLTPFEMLMQDIRARNYKLRKVMVDGDIPPRVKKDAHELILDFIRSRPPLKQVSERRLRPLPQKQRTLHEKILEEIKQERRLRPVGAERWRGRGFGSLPCILNACSGDTKSPSCINLSVMDAGNNTQRPRPRVLLKAPTLAEMEEMNTSEEEESPCGEVTLKRDRSFSEHDLVQLRSEVASGLQPGTQPQGGLESSRPRTGSMHAWRPSTQEQGSFPVSVQVQPDPSSLPHSDLGSAEDRPEASAAPDTNHLWLEFSHPVESLALTVEEVMDVRRVLVKAEMEKFLQNKELVSSLRKGKICCCCRAKFPLFSWPPTCLFCKRAVCTSCNIKMKMPSKKFAHIPVYTLGFESPRRVSATKTTPTQRRDAFQSLQGPQWPSVEEAFPHIYTHGSVLKDVCSDCTSFVADVVRSSRKSVDALNTTPRRTRQTQSLYIPNTWTLNFK, from the exons ATGGCCCGGGCCGGCAGCTCCAGCGGCGACGCGGCCGCGGGGGAGCgggccgggggcgcggggcggCCCGAGCCGTGGGAGCTGTCCCTGGAGGAGGTGCTGAAGGCGTACGAACAGCCCATCAACGAGGAGCAGGCGTGGGCCGTGTGCTTCCAGGGCTGCCGCGGGCTGCGGGGCGcgccgggcggcgggcggcgcaTCCGGGACACGGCCGACATCCTCCTGCGCCGGGACGGCTCGGTCAGCGCGCGGCGGGAGCCAGGGGCCGCGG AGTCCACAACGATGGTGTTGTCACCAGCCAGCTCAGAAGCCCAG ATGGTGCAGTCCCTGGGCTTTGCCATTTACCGCGCGCTGGACTGGGGCCTGGACGACAGCCAGGAGCGAGAGCTGAGCCCACAGCTGGAGCGGCTCATCGACCTCATGGCCAACAACGACTGTGAGGACGGCGGCTGCGGGGCTGCGGATGAAGGCTACGGGGGcccggaggaggaagaggaggcggAGGGCGGCCCCCGCGCCGTGCGCACCTTCGCCCAGGCCATGCGGCTCTGTGCGGCGCGCCTGACCGACCCGCGGGGCGCCCAGGCGCACTACCAGGCCGTGTGCCGCGCCCTCTTCGTGGAGACGCTGGAGCTGCGGGCCTTCCTGGCCAGGGTCCGGGAGGCCAAGGAG ATGCTGCAGAAGCTTCGGGACGATGAACTGCAGGTAGAGAAGCCTCTGGCGGAGCTTGACAACCTGGGACACACAGACTGG GCCCGGCTGTGGGTCCAGCTCATGCGGGAGCTCCGCCATGGAGTGAAGCTTAAGAAGGTGCAGGAGCGAGAGTTCAACCCCTTGCCCACCGAGTTCCAGCTCACCCCCTTCGAGATGCTGATGCAGGACATCCGCGCCAGGAACTATAAGCTGCGCAAGGTCATG GTCGATGGAGATATCCCTCCCAGGGTGAAGAAGGATGCCCATGAACTCATCCTGGACTTCATCCGCTCCCGGCCTCCGCTGAAACAG GTCTCAGAGAGAAGGCTTCGCCCCTTACCCCAAAAGCAGAGGACCCTGCATGAGAAGATCCTGGAGGAGATCAAGCAGGAGCGGAGGCTGCGCCCGGTGGGGGCCGAGCGCTGGCGTGGCCGGG ggtTTGGCTCTCTGCCCTGCATCCTCAATGCCTGTTCTGGGGACACCAAGTCCCCTTCCTGCATCAACCTGTCTGTCATGGACGCCGGGAACAACACCCAACGCCCACGGCCCCGGGTCCTGCTCAAGGCGCCCACCTTGGCTGAGATGGAGGAGATGAACACATCTGAG GAGGAAGAGTCTCCGTGTGGGGAGGTGACACTGAAGCGGGACCGCTCTTTCTCGGAGCATGACCTGGTCCAGCTCCGGAGCGAAGTGGCCTCTGGCCTGCAGCCAGGCACTCAGCCCCAAGGAGGGTTGGAATCATCCCGGCCCCGCACGGGCAGCATGCACGCCTGGAGGCCAAGCACCCAGGAGCAGG GTTCCTTCCCTGTAAGTGTCCAGGTCCAGCCTGACCCTAGCTCTCTACCACACAGTGACCTGGGCTCAGCAGAGGACCGGCCGGAGGCTTCTGCAGCCCCAGACACCAATCATCTGTGGCTG GAGTTCAGCCACCCCGTGGAGAGCCTTGCTCTGACCGTGGAGGAAGTGATGGATGTGCGCCGTGTGCTGGTAAAGGCCGAGATGGAGAAGTTCCTGCAGAACAAGGAGCTCGTCAGCAGTCTCAGGAAGGGGAAG ATTTGTTGCTGTTGCCGAGCCAAGTTCCCGCTGTTCTCCTGGCCACCCACCTGTCTCTTTTGCAAGAG gGCCGTCTGCACTTCCTGCAACATCAAG ATGAAGATGCCTTCTAAGAAGTTTGCACACATTCCTGTCTACACGCTGGGCTTTGAGAGTCCTCGGAGGGTGTCAGCTACCAAAACGACGCCGACCCAGAGAAGAGATGCCTTCCA ATCCCTGCAGGGGCCTCAGTGGCCGAGTGTGGAGGAGGCATTCCCGCACATCTACACCCACGGCTCTGTCCTCAAGGACGTCtgcagtgactgcaccagcttcgTGGCAGACGTCGTGCGCTCCAGCCGCAAGAGTGTGGATGCCCTCAACACCACGCCTCGCCGCACCCGCCAGACCCAGTCCCTGTACATCCCTAACACCTGGACTCTCAACTTCAAGTGA
- the SPIRE2 gene encoding protein spire homolog 2 isoform X3, with amino-acid sequence MVLSPASSEAQMVQSLGFAIYRALDWGLDDSQERELSPQLERLIDLMANNDCEDGGCGAADEGYGGPEEEEEAEGGPRAVRTFAQAMRLCAARLTDPRGAQAHYQAVCRALFVETLELRAFLARVREAKEMLQKLRDDELQVEKPLAELDNLGHTDWARLWVQLMRELRHGVKLKKVQEREFNPLPTEFQLTPFEMLMQDIRARNYKLRKVMVDGDIPPRVKKDAHELILDFIRSRPPLKQVSERRLRPLPQKQRTLHEKILEEIKQERRLRPVGAERWRGRGFGSLPCILNACSGDTKSPSCINLSVMDAGNNTQRPRPRVLLKAPTLAEMEEMNTSEEEESPCGEVTLKRDRSFSEHDLVQLRSEVASGLQPGTQPQGGLESSRPRTGSMHAWRPSTQEQGSFPVSVQVQPDPSSLPHSDLGSAEDRPEASAAPDTNHLWLEFSHPVESLALTVEEVMDVRRVLVKAEMEKFLQNKELVSSLRKGKICCCCRAKFPLFSWPPTCLFCKRAVCTSCNIKMKMPSKKFAHIPVYTLGFESPRRVSATKTTPTQRRDAFQSLQGPQWPSVEEAFPHIYTHGSVLKDVCSDCTSFVADVVRSSRKSVDALNTTPRRTRQTQSLYIPNTWTLNFK; translated from the exons ATGGTGTTGTCACCAGCCAGCTCAGAAGCCCAG ATGGTGCAGTCCCTGGGCTTTGCCATTTACCGCGCGCTGGACTGGGGCCTGGACGACAGCCAGGAGCGAGAGCTGAGCCCACAGCTGGAGCGGCTCATCGACCTCATGGCCAACAACGACTGTGAGGACGGCGGCTGCGGGGCTGCGGATGAAGGCTACGGGGGcccggaggaggaagaggaggcggAGGGCGGCCCCCGCGCCGTGCGCACCTTCGCCCAGGCCATGCGGCTCTGTGCGGCGCGCCTGACCGACCCGCGGGGCGCCCAGGCGCACTACCAGGCCGTGTGCCGCGCCCTCTTCGTGGAGACGCTGGAGCTGCGGGCCTTCCTGGCCAGGGTCCGGGAGGCCAAGGAG ATGCTGCAGAAGCTTCGGGACGATGAACTGCAGGTAGAGAAGCCTCTGGCGGAGCTTGACAACCTGGGACACACAGACTGG GCCCGGCTGTGGGTCCAGCTCATGCGGGAGCTCCGCCATGGAGTGAAGCTTAAGAAGGTGCAGGAGCGAGAGTTCAACCCCTTGCCCACCGAGTTCCAGCTCACCCCCTTCGAGATGCTGATGCAGGACATCCGCGCCAGGAACTATAAGCTGCGCAAGGTCATG GTCGATGGAGATATCCCTCCCAGGGTGAAGAAGGATGCCCATGAACTCATCCTGGACTTCATCCGCTCCCGGCCTCCGCTGAAACAG GTCTCAGAGAGAAGGCTTCGCCCCTTACCCCAAAAGCAGAGGACCCTGCATGAGAAGATCCTGGAGGAGATCAAGCAGGAGCGGAGGCTGCGCCCGGTGGGGGCCGAGCGCTGGCGTGGCCGGG ggtTTGGCTCTCTGCCCTGCATCCTCAATGCCTGTTCTGGGGACACCAAGTCCCCTTCCTGCATCAACCTGTCTGTCATGGACGCCGGGAACAACACCCAACGCCCACGGCCCCGGGTCCTGCTCAAGGCGCCCACCTTGGCTGAGATGGAGGAGATGAACACATCTGAG GAGGAAGAGTCTCCGTGTGGGGAGGTGACACTGAAGCGGGACCGCTCTTTCTCGGAGCATGACCTGGTCCAGCTCCGGAGCGAAGTGGCCTCTGGCCTGCAGCCAGGCACTCAGCCCCAAGGAGGGTTGGAATCATCCCGGCCCCGCACGGGCAGCATGCACGCCTGGAGGCCAAGCACCCAGGAGCAGG GTTCCTTCCCTGTAAGTGTCCAGGTCCAGCCTGACCCTAGCTCTCTACCACACAGTGACCTGGGCTCAGCAGAGGACCGGCCGGAGGCTTCTGCAGCCCCAGACACCAATCATCTGTGGCTG GAGTTCAGCCACCCCGTGGAGAGCCTTGCTCTGACCGTGGAGGAAGTGATGGATGTGCGCCGTGTGCTGGTAAAGGCCGAGATGGAGAAGTTCCTGCAGAACAAGGAGCTCGTCAGCAGTCTCAGGAAGGGGAAG ATTTGTTGCTGTTGCCGAGCCAAGTTCCCGCTGTTCTCCTGGCCACCCACCTGTCTCTTTTGCAAGAG gGCCGTCTGCACTTCCTGCAACATCAAG ATGAAGATGCCTTCTAAGAAGTTTGCACACATTCCTGTCTACACGCTGGGCTTTGAGAGTCCTCGGAGGGTGTCAGCTACCAAAACGACGCCGACCCAGAGAAGAGATGCCTTCCA ATCCCTGCAGGGGCCTCAGTGGCCGAGTGTGGAGGAGGCATTCCCGCACATCTACACCCACGGCTCTGTCCTCAAGGACGTCtgcagtgactgcaccagcttcgTGGCAGACGTCGTGCGCTCCAGCCGCAAGAGTGTGGATGCCCTCAACACCACGCCTCGCCGCACCCGCCAGACCCAGTCCCTGTACATCCCTAACACCTGGACTCTCAACTTCAAGTGA